In Spinacia oleracea cultivar Varoflay chromosome 5, BTI_SOV_V1, whole genome shotgun sequence, a single window of DNA contains:
- the LOC130461742 gene encoding uncharacterized mitochondrial protein AtMg00120-like: MATYSVKQVYEKIAGTKPRVHWDKVVWNRLNNPKHRFIGWLAMQSRLQTTSKLARIGVSHSALCLICGQGDETHHHLFFQRVYSCEFIRAVKSWLVMVAAVYLIWKCRNTSFWENYVLTVTHTLNKLKQLPCIAGSC, encoded by the exons ATGGCAACTTATTCTGTGAAGCAGGTTTATGAGAAAATAGCTGGAACTAAACCTAGAGTTCATTGGGATAAAGTAGTGTGGAATAGATTGAACAATCCCAAGCATAGATTTATTGGCTGGCTAGCCATGCAATCAAGACTTCAGACCACCTCAAAGCTGGCCAGGATTGGAGTTAGTCATTCAGCTCTGTGTTTGATCTGTGGGCAAGGAGATGAAACTCACCATCATCTGTTTTTTCAACGTGTGTATAGCTGTGAATTCATCAGAGCTGTTAAATCCTGGCTAG TTATGGTGGCTGCAGTGTACCTGATATGGAAATGTAGGAATACTAGTTTCTGGGAAAACTATGTTCTTACTGTGACTCATACTCTGAACAAGTTGAAGCAGTTG CCTTGTATAGCTGGTTCTTGCTGA